The Marmota flaviventris isolate mMarFla1 chromosome 5, mMarFla1.hap1, whole genome shotgun sequence genome includes the window TTTTGCATAAGCATACAAATAAATCTTGCCTGTTTACAtgtatgcacatgcacatacatgtgcATTTAATGTACACTTATACAAAGTTTTTCAACCCTGCCACTATTTCAATTTGGGGTCAGAAATTTCTTTGTGGGGGAGTTGTCCTGTGTGTTACAGAATCTTTAGCTGTACTCCTGGGCTCTACTAACCAAAGAACAGCTGCATCACCCCTTTAAGAGTCACAACTAAATCTCATAAATgcctctgggtgtggtggtgcatgcctgtaagcccattggctcaggaggctgaggtaggaggatcaactTCAAAGTGATATTGCTCagtgttaagcacccctaggttcaatactcaGTGCCTTTCACGAAAAGAAGAAATGCCTCCAGAATTTTCATGGACCATTGGTCTTTTTGCCTATTAGGGccttttttagttaaaaaatcaatgtataaTTATGTTGATAGAAAGATCAAGAGAATACAAACTAAATAtactcattttcatctttttattctactttgaaagtgaattaaaacattttcataggCTTTTTAAGTATTATGGACTCTTGTACCAGTGCTAATGGTAGCTAATAGACAAGGAGACTAcagcggaaaaaaaaaaagtcttcaactATAGCAAAATGccctttgaggaaaaaaaaaaaatatgtttcatcACCATTGATATACAAATacaacacacacacgcacacacacacacacacacgagaatgTGTTTTTATAGTAATATGAGGTTTACAATGTGAATACATATTTATAGGctgtttttaatatgtattgtCTTGCACTGATGACATTGGGAAATACATTTatgaatttaaatgttttctacattattcaaataaaatactacttattctctaaaaatataattaacaataaaatcttatttaattcatttaaaaaaaagaagaagttttgCAGGGCAAAATGTCACATgcttgaaatcccagtgacttaggaggctgagaaaagaAGATCATAAATTTGATATCAGACTCAGCAAGTTTGTGAAAGCCTCAGAATCTTTCAAAACCCTCAGgaagttagtgaggccctgtctcaaaataaaatataactggtgatgtagctcagtaacaAGGCATTCTGAGGTTGAATCTActatatcaaaaaattaaaaaaaaaaaaaacaatgaaaaaaaaataacgcaactcctataccactgcaaATTAAATGAATGCTATATCTATCAAATAAATTTCCTGGTTTTGAATCCAGTTTCTTTTAGGTCTAGATCCAAATAGATAAATTTCTATATGATGACTAAAAAATGTTTGTATCTGCACAGAAGAACTGTGACTCATAGTTAAGTCCACATGACATTATGTCATCACATTGTCATATATAAGACTCAAAAGTCATATTCTGATACATGGATTTTTCCATTCCAATGAAGTTatgataaaagtgaaaaaaaattatcttttggaCAATATTGGGTGACAATTGCCACCATTTGTGCTGTGCATTACTTTTTAATTCAGAGTTCATGATGACattaaagctatttttttctgaaaagactGAAATTTTCTAccaatttttttcatgatttattctCTCTACAACCTGAAAGTCATTCATTTAATTTGAATACACAGTATTAAAAGACATTTACTGGTTATCCTCtaagtaaaaaaatgaataactacAGAAAAATTGCAATAATCATTATGAAGAGAGGGGAATTTCCTGATGCATATACTGGAAAGTGATTTTCATGAAAGAATCAGCTATCTTAGATTTTATTCCTTGACACTGCCAAGACAAGTTCTGTTCACATCATTGCTTTTTTCTCCTGGAGTAATTCTGCAAAGCCATTTCTTAGTTCCTTTATACTGTTAGACTTCCTTCCTTATTCACTATacttttgctgtttttgtttaaCAAAGCAAGTTGGCAGTAATTATCTTCAATCTACACTCATCCACTCCTATATGTATAGTCACAAGTGGAAAGGAGAATGAGAGACATTTAGAAGTCAAGTTCTCAACAGACATAAGtaatattttcatcatattaTGATTTATAACCAAGGGAAAATACTAAATTGTAGGAAAATATTccctaaatataaaaaagtgattGTGGAGAATataatccatttttttaattcaggaaaaaaaatgaaaactcctATTACTATCAAAACTATCTTTAATTTCAGTATACCAAATAGCTAAGAAAAAGTTTTATGTAGGTTAGATGATTTTAGCTTAAACCATGCTGCTATACAGAAACACACTTTTTGGTCTTTCTCCTGTTTATAATGCTTACTTCTACTCTATTTAATTGCCAGATTGTGTGATGAGGACAATGTCCGTGCACAAACACTCTGTAATAAACATATCTtcctttcttaaatatatatggtGAGTTACATAAATTGTCTACATTACTGAAatgaatataatatgtatttatggaGTATAATATCTATGTAATCATAAGCAGATACTGATTAAATAATATGAAGCATATTATAGGCAGATTTGTTTTAATAGATTATCAAtttaatgtatctttttaaaCTGTATCAATTGCATGCATTTAAACATTCCTAAATATTACCAATGAGATCAACACATTCTGTAATTATAAACTACACATCTTGTATATATTTTGCTGGTAAATATGATCTCTACATATAATATAGccctaaattcatattttaatcacCAAATAGTTTATATTAAATTGTAGCTTAATATCTTTACCATAAGATTTCtacttttaatagttatttttatttgataagttATCTTTCTAATATGAGTGATAAACTAAAGACATTAAGGACCAAAGAATGTTTTATTCTGAACGTCTCTTATTCTGAAGTCCAGCTCACTCAAACTTCAGAAATTacatatcaaataaaatgcaGGTTAAACCAAAAAGTGATAAGAATTTGTtgtctattaaaatattaaattcctaCTAAAGAAAATAGCATAATCAattcaaaaaagtaaacaaatatgaaaaattattaataccttactttaaaaaactaatatattTCTATGAATATACCAATATATCTCTACCATGTTAAAGACAGcaagaaaataatatcaaattaaggaataaaattttaaaaaactctcctaaataaatttgcatttctcttatagTGACTGCATTTGATAAatataagagaaatgcaaattaaaagtgcACAGATATTATTTTTCACCTATCATATGTGCAAAACTCCAAGTTTTACAACTATCTCTGAAAGCATACCTGAAGAAAATCACTCATTTTAATACACCActgataaaagtataaaatacttcAACACCTCTAAAAGGGATCTAGTGATTTTTCCaagattatattatttatatgtgaataGAATCCtactttttaaatctctcttaTAGTTCTACCTATATGTATGCTAAATAATGTGCATAGAGggttatttgttctatttttgcaTGTAATAGCaacaaaataagaacaacaaagtCGACTAGTAAGCACTTTCTAAGTAAACTACACAGGAAggtacaccaataaaaatagtgAAGACCTCTGAAAACTCTTGTCAATAAAACCACTGACCATGCTTCAGTAAGGCTGGGCCTTAATACCCTGGCATGTAGATGGCTCCTCTTCTTCATCCCGCCCCTCCTCTCCCCAAACACACACCTACTGTTGGTGGAGCATCTGCTGGCCGGGTCACCTCCTGTGGACTTACTTGAGTCCGTGTCAGTCTACCACTGTGTCCCAATAGCCATTGGTCCACAAGCTTCTTCACCTGGTGCCTGACGTGGACCTGGCCATTGTGGACGACTGGCTGAATAACGAATGAATGGGCAGTGCAAGCATGAGTTCTGAGCAGCAGAAGCAGCCCTGCGCCCTACCCCCTCAGCTGCAGCAGCACCAGATGAAGCAGCCTTGCCAGCCTCCACCCCAGGAACCATGTGTTCCCCAAACCAAGGAGCCCTGTCACACCAAAGTGCCTGAGCCCTGCCAACCCAAGGTGCCAGAGCCCAGCCAACCCAAGATGCCTGAGCCTTGCCAGCCCAAGGTGCCAGAGCCCTGCCAGCCCAAGGTGCCTGAGCCTTGCCAACCCAAGGTGCCTGAGCCCTGCCAACCCAAGGTGCCTGAGCCTTGCCAATCCAAGGTGCCAGAGCCCTGCCAATCCAAGGTGCCTGAGCCCTGCCAACCCAAGGTGCCAGAGTCCTGCCCCTCAACAGTCACTCCAACACCAGCTCAGCAGAAGACAAAGCAGAAGTAACATGGTCACAGCCACACCCTTGAAGAGGCAACCACTGGATGTCCCTTTTCCATTTTGCTCAGGAGTCCCATTTTTCTGTTGACCTTATGATTAACATGAGTCATCATCCTTCCCTCTTTGAACCCCCCAAAAAGATATCCCTCACATTCAACTATGGAAGGTTCCTGAGCCTCTGAAGGTGACTGCAAGTCTCACTGGATGAGTAGGTCTTCCAGGGTCTCAGGGTTAATCTGAAGAGGATGTTGGGAGGGGGTCAAGTGAATCTTCCCTGTTCTGCCCTCATTAAATcacttttaactaaaaaaaaaaaaaaaaaaaaaaaaacactgaccagaaagatttttgttccaataatttcaaataattatcaTAATCATTAACATGGTTACAAAGCCTGTAACTCATGGTATGTTTTTCTGTGAATTACTACATTTGACATATTGGTAAAGGTcagtgcataaaaataaaaatctcagtacTTGCACCCAAAGGCATTCACACCCAGTACACTATGTGGCAAACATTTTACCCAGGAGCTCAAGAACATTTCTATAAATGGCCAAGGCTAAAAATCTTCAAATTTGTGGGTCCCACAGTGTTTCATCTTTACTGAAGTCTGCTATTGTGAAATGAAAGCAGCCCtcataatacataaatgaatggtTGTGGCTGTATACTAGCGctgattatttaaatttcatataagtTGGGCCATCCTTAATGTGGCCCTTCATGCACATACATCTGTCCATTGATACTacaaaaaagttaaatggataaCAATTTCACAGGTCCTGCACTGAGTGCAATAGATCACAAGCCTCTACCACATACAGATCTGTGAGGTGCACTCATTCATATATTCATCATCCCCCAATCTCAGAACATTTGTTTAGAATCcatcttctgattaattttttatcttctacCAAAACTAAGCatgccaaaagaaaataaaatttatctgctcttttctctcccatt containing:
- the LOC139705713 gene encoding cornifin alpha isoform X1 codes for the protein MSSEQQKQPCALPPQLQQHQMKQPCQPPPQEPCVPQTKEPCHTKVPEPCQPKVPEPSQPKMPEPCQPKVPEPCQPKVPEPCQPKVPEPCQPKVPEPCQSKVPEPCQSKVPEPCQPKVPESCPSTVTPTPAQQKTKQK
- the LOC139705713 gene encoding cornifin-A isoform X2, which gives rise to MSSEQQKQPCALPPQLQQHQMKQPCQPPPQEPCVPQTKEPCHTKVPEPCQPKVPEPCQSKVPEPCQPKVPESCPSTVTPTPAQQKTKQK